TGAATAAAGACGGGCTTTTGTTCTTAGAAATCAATCAGAAATTAGGCCCGGAAACCCTGGAACTGTATCAGTATTTCTCTAATGTTCAATTGTTGAAGGATTTATCTGAAAATGACAGGTTTATTTATGGAAGGAAATAAGTAATTTTGTTTCCAGACACTTAACTTATGAAAACTTTGATATGGAATGCCTTCGTTGGTATTTCGCTGATTCTGCAATTAACATCCTGCAAACAGCATCCTCAGGATGTTGTGGATGAATATTACAGGAAAGGAGAATTTAGCGGCTCTGTTCTGATTGTGAAAAACGGCAGGATTGTATGTGATACAGCTCTGGGCTTCCGTAATCTTGAAAAAGGGCTCCAATCTGATAAAAATACCTCTTTTTATATTGCCTCTCTCAGCAAATCTTTTACTGCTGCAGCGATTATGACTTTAGAGCAAAAAGACCTACTGAAGCTTGATAATAAGGCTTCTCAGTTCGTTGAACTTCCTGAATATGCTAAAAATATCACTATCAGGCAGCTTTTGCACCATACATCGGGAATCAGAGACTATGAGAATTTATTTTCTAAAAAAGGATTGAATAATCAGGAAGTGATTGACTGGCTGTTTAGTCTTAAAAATCTTGATTTCAATCCAGACAGCAGGTTTAAATACAGCAATAGCGGATATATCATTCTTTCTCAGATTATCGAAAAGGTTTCCGGGAAATCTTTTCGTACTTTCATCAATGAGCAGATTATCACTCCTTTGAAGATGAACAATACTTATGTATATGAATCTTCTACAACTATTCAAAATAAGGCATTAGGATATAATCAACAGAAGAAACCCGATGATTATTCAATCTTAACAACTGGCGACGGCGGAATCTACTCTACTCCCGGAGATCTGTATAAATTTGATCAGGCCTTACGGAATTATACCCTGATCAGTAAAGAAAATACAGCTCTTATGTATACTCCTGCAAAACTATCCGCCGGCCAGATTTCAAACTACGGATTTGCCTGGTTTATAGAAGATGAAAAGAGTGGAAAAACTGCAATGCATACAGGTGGTCTGAATGGCTTCAAAGCTTTATTCTGGAGAGATCTGCAGCATAACAGCTGTGTTATAGCACTTACCAATCAGGGAGAAGCATTTCCTTTGGGTAATTTTTTAAATGACATCAAAAAAACAATTCAATAAAGAAGATGACTATTCAATCTCACGAAATTAATACTATAAAAATTGCAGAAGTTATTTCTGATCATATTATCATCCAATCTGCACAGGACGGACTGGATCTCATGGGAAATGTCTATTATCAAGGTTTTGACAAAATCATTCTTTATGAAAAAAACATTACTCCTGAATTTTTCGATTTAAAAACAAAAATAGCAGGTGAAATTCTTCAAAAATTCTCAAACTATCGTATCGGACTGGCTATTGTAGGGGATTTCGACACCTATGAAAGTAAGAGCCTGAAGGACTTTATTTTTGAAAGTAACAAAACAAAACATGTGAATTTTCTGAAATCACTGGAAGACGCATTGGATAATTTATCAAAATAAATTCTTTTTCAGACGATTAGCTCAAAACATACAACTTATCGTTTTTTTTAATATTAATATCTTCTTATAAAACACATATTTCAAAAAGCACAGTAATTTGAATATTAAAAATAATCTATTAATTTTATCATATTGGTAAAAATTTAAACCAATACACATCAATTTAACTAACAAATAAAGTTAAATTAAAATTAATCGCTCAAAAACCATATATTAAGTAGTTTATTTGTATATTTGCAAAAACACAAGGATTATGATTTTTAGTATTCTAAAAGCTTATATTTTATATAATAGGGCTACTTAACTCAATTCTCTTTTTTGACTCTTTCAGATAAGACATAGATAGTCTCTATGACACATGCTTGTACTATCTGTTATTTTGGAAACTAAAGTCTCCTCATACTATGCTGTCAGTATAATTCATTGTTTGAATGAATTGTAGGGGTATTTATTTTCAAAATAAATTAAGCTGGCAGAAAAGTATCTCATAAGACACAACACAAAAAAATACAATACACAGATAAAAAATTATTAAAGACATCATGATTAAAAAATTATTTCTACCAATCGTTTTAGTAAGTTCTTTTTATTATGCCCAGATAGGGATTAATACAGCTACGCCTGACGCAAGTGCCATCCTGGATGTTTACAGTCAAAATAAAGGCATGCTGATACCAAGACTTACTACTGCAAAAAGAGATGCTATTACAAATCCAGCCAATTCGCTACTTATTTATGATATTGATAAGAAATGTTTAAGTCAGAATATTGGAACACCTACCAAACCTGATTGGCTTTGTATCAGTAGTAATGCTGTAAAAATGTTTTATATGCCGAGTGTTTCTTTTGACACTTCCAGCAATGCCAACGGCCGAACTAAAGATTTATATACACTCTATAAGACTCAGTTTGGCTCTCCAAAAGCGAAGAGTACGAGTGCTCCTGCTGCCATTCCTTTTTTCCCGTCAAGCAAAGATCTTTACTATTATGTAACAGACGCTGATCCCAATGTATTTAGTAATATCTCTATTTCTGATGATGGTGTAATGACCTATGATGTAAAAGCTGCAGCCACAGACTGTTCTTTTATTAATATTGTTTTTGTTGTTAAATAACTGAGCGATGATAAAAAATACCTCAGTTTTACAATGCAAAAGGCTTTTGTTCATTTTTTCATTATGTATTTTCTCTCAGAATATTAAGGCACAGAATGAACAGGGAACCGGCTATCCTTATTTTGTAAACTTCACACAGGGATTACAGCCTCAGGAAGCCTATAAAGTAGCGACCAGTGGAGTTCAGAATGACGCCACCTTTACCACAGATGGATTGCGGCTTACCCGAAGCGTAAATAATATTTCGGGAGGTGTTATACTTGCTGATAAAATATTCAAAAGTGACCAGGGAATCAAATTCGAGTTTGAATTTGCTATTTATGGGGGAAATACTAATGGAGGAGATGGTATTTCTATATTCTTAGTAGATGGATCTATCCCTAAGGAACAGCTTAATCTCGGCTACTTTGGTGGTGGATTAGGATATAGTTTTGTACGTGGAGGCGAGTCTACAGAAGGACTTAGAGGAGCCTATCTTGGAATAGGTCTGGATGAATACGGAAATTTTAAAACTAGTTTTAATCAAAGTGAAAGAGTTAGAAATGGAATTTTTGGCGTAGGATTAGCCGATGGACGAAGCAATGTTTCTTTGAGAGGTAAACGCGGAAACCAATACCTGTCTTCAGCTGAGCCTGCAGGATACAATGGTTATCCGTTGCTTTACAGCACAGCTACCAATGCATTACCTTCCAGCAGTAACAGATCTGCTTATCTGGATACTGCAACCGGAAAATATATAGGTATTAAAAACACAACTCTTCAGCAATTCAGCATTGAAAGTGGTGGAACTACCTTTCCTCTCAATGAAAATGATGCAAGATTCCGTAAAGCATATGTCACATTAGTACCCAATCCTGCTGGTGGTTACAATATAACCCTGGAAATACAGCATGGAACTGTGAAAGAAAAAGTGATTGATAATTATTATTATCCAACTTCTCTGAAATATACTGAAACTACAATATCCAACAGTACGGTAAGAACGCTGGATACTTCAGCTCCTCCAACTTTCAGAATTGGATTTGCGGCTTCTACAGGAGCTGCTAAAAATATACACTTATTGAGAAACTTAGGAGTTACCAGACCTTATGCAGCAGAAGTAACAGATGATCTGTTTGCAGGATGCCCAGGGGTAAAGTCAACCTATTATCCTTTGCTTAATGATGCGGCTTATTCTTCAGCAAGCGGTCAAAACCCGCCAACACTTTCATATAATAACCTTGATTTTAATTCATTCCGCTTTTTGGATAACAATGGAGCTGTTATTCCGAATATAACCGGCGGTGTTTATACTAACAGTCAAGGAACGTGGACCTATTTCCCCACTACCGGAGCACTTTCTTTCAGGCCTGCAATTGGATTCACAGGAGTTGCCCAGCTGCAATATGATATTAAAGGTGGTGGAAGCAATGGTACTGAAGCTCCTTATAATAAGGAAGAATACAGATCATTACCAGCACTGGTACAGGTTAATATTTCAAGTGCAAATAACTGCAGTAAAGCCTGCGTTGTTTCCAACAAAAATGTAACTCAGAAAATAACAAGATAATTTGACAAAAACCAGCTTTTATAAAGCTGGTTTTTTATTTTCAAAAGGATGAAAAATCAATATTCCTTATTTTCAATAAAATACTGAACAGCATCTTCGATTGCTTTATCAGTGGATTGATATTGAATACCTAACTCCTCTACTGATTTCTGATTAGAATAATAATTACAGATCTGCAAAGCTTTCATATTGGAGGTACTGAGGTTTGTTTTTATGTTTAATTTTCTCAAGCCGTCACCTATCAATCCAAGGAAACTCAAAACTCTGTTTGGAATAGCTATCATGGTTGGATTCTGATCGGTAATCCGGTTTACTTTCTTAAAAAATTCTTTATAGCTCAAATTTTCATTGGCTAAGAGGTATTTTTCATCAGCCTTTCCGTATTGAATAGCATTTAATATTCCGTTAGCAGCATCTTCCACATGTACGAAATTCTTCCCTCCTTTCGGATAGAAAACCAGCTTCTTTTTCCAGGTCCAAAAGATGATTTTTCCGGAACTCGGTTTGCTGTCATATGCTCCGATCATAAATGTTGGATTAACGATAATAACGTCTGTATTTTTACGGTTCTTTAAAAGATAATCTTCAGCTTCTACCTTACTTTGGGCATACAATGAATGAGTGAAAGGATAAAGCTGCGGAGCTTTTTCACTTCCCCAGAAAGCCGTATTCCCATAACCCAAAGTGTTTGCTGTGCTTACAAACAAAAACTTTTTTACATCCATTAATTCTGCATGGGTAAGCAGGTTTACAGCAGTCTCATAATTCACTTTTCTATATTCATCATAGTTGATGAGATTCTGACGTGTTTCTGCTGCAATATGAATGAGACAGTCAATTTCTTTGAGTAATAATGAAAGATTAGATAAAAGATCTGCTTCTATCAGTTTCAGATTCTCATTTTCTTCGCCCAGCCAGCTGCTTTTCTTGCGCACCAGAGCAATAACAGAATAACCATTTTGTAATAATTTAATAATAACATTAGTTCCCAGAAGCCCTGTCGCTCCGGTTACACAAACTTTTTTCATGCTTCTATTTCTCTTTTTATAGCCTGGGTCATCAACGGCAGTTTGATCCATATTGGTAAAATTTTCATCATCAGCCAGCTGATTGGGTTCACCATAATTACGGAATCTTTTTTAAACAGTTGACGAATACAGTATGATGCTACTTTATCAGGATTTAAAAGTGTCAATCTTCCTATGAAACCTTGCTTTTCTATTCTTTTACAGACATCCGTATTTGTTTTCATGGCACCTGGATTTACAACGCTTACAAAGACATTGGTATCTTTCAGTTCTTCGTGCAGTCCTCTGGAAAATGAATAGATAAAGCTTTTGGAAGCAGGATATACGGTTTTAAAACCTATGGGAGAAAAGGCTGCCATACTGGATACATTCAAAATATAGGCTTTTGGCTGTTTTAAAAGATTGGGAAGTAACTGATGGGTAATCAGAGAAGTAGCCGTTACATTAACCTGCAGAATGGTATTGATATATTCCGAAGAAGCTTCTGTGAATTTTTTAGTTCCACCAAGCCCCGCATTGTTGATCAGAATATGAATATCAAAGGAACGGTTAAGCCATTCTGTAAGCTTCAGGACATTGCCATTGACAGAAAGATCTGTTTCATAGTAATGAACTTTTACATCATACAACTCTTGCAGCTCTTGGGAAAATTCTTTGAGGTTCTGATCCGGAAGGCTTACAAGAATGACATTGATCTTTTTTCTGGCAAGATTTTCAGCAAATGATTTGCCCAGTCCCTGACTTGCTCCTGTGACTACAGCATATGACTCTTTGGTATCCATACGTTTAAATTTTATGGTACAAAGCTATCATGAAAAGAGGGCTTTAATGTTCCGGATTATCTGAACGAACTGATTTTCAAGAAAGAAAGACAACATACACAAACCACTATAAATCAATACTATAAACCAATAAAAAAGTAAAACTTTATAAACCTGAACTTATTTTTTGAATTCAGAAGGGGTCTGCCCTGTCACTTTTTTGAACGTGGTATTAAAAGAGGTCTTGGAATTGAAACCGGATTCATATGCGATTCCCAAAATTGATAATTTACTGTTTGATTCCTTCAGAAGCTTTTGGGCATATTCTACTCTGAATTCATTTACATACTGGAAGAAATTCTTTCCAAAACCTGTATTGATGACATAAGACAGATGATGGGTAGAAACAGACAGCATTTCAGCCAGCCTGATCAGGTTAAGTTCACTATCAAGATAAGGTTTCTGTATTTCCATAAGTCCTTCAAGTGAGGTTTTAATCTTTACTAATTCTTCATCAGAGATTAGCTTTCTCTTTATTTCTTCTGAATCGGAATCTTCATTGATAGAGATCAGCTCTTCTCTGTATTTTTCTTCTAAAGGATAGATTTCCCTTTGTTTCAAAGAGTAATATCCCACACAGTAAATAACAGATAAAAAGACGGCATTAATAAAGAAATTCAATGATTTGGGATCATAGAAGAGATTATATATCACATAGATAATGTTCACAATAAGAAGTACCAGAATGATATATTCAAGCCAGTTCAGATTGATTCCCTCAGTATTGGAGGAAAACTGCTGAATCTTCCGCTGGTGCTTTCTGATAGTAACATAAGAAAGTCCGGTATAGAACAGTGCCTGAATCAGGATCAAAATGACACTCAGATATTCAAATGGTGTCTCATAACCTAGTTTTACCAGAACAAGACACAACAGAAAAGCTGTAGGAAGTAAAAGAAATTTAAAATCCCTGATTTTGAAAGTAAAAGAGGGATTGGTAAAGAACAGCACACTAAAGTAAAAAACAATGGGTGTGAAAAACTGAATACATCTGACAAAAAACAGGGAATGAAACTCAACCGTCGTCCCTGTGATGAGAAACAAAACCTCATCCAGCCAAAAGGTAGACCATAGAAAGAGAAATATACCAAACCAGAAATTGGCTTTACGGTTTACTTTCAAAGGATTGGCGAGTTTCAGCAGAGAAAGCAAAACCAATGAACCATAGATAAGTATCACGATGAAACTGTTTAACTCTGATGTGTTCATTGGTTTTGATATTTTAATTAAAAATAGTCTTTTATCCTATTCGTTTCCTTACAAAAATTTCATATCCCAGATAAATTAATGGAAGTGACATGATTCCTAAGAAAAGGATATTGCTCATGGCCAGCTGCGGATGCATTACAATAGAGTAAACGAGCCCGAAAAAAGCTCCTCCAAGGTGAGCAGCATGCCCCAGGTTATCCCATTGTTTAGGATTCAGCATCATGTATACAGAATATCCGAAATATAATGTTCCAAATAACCATCCCGGCAGGAAGTTGACACTGATCTCATTCGGTGCCATGGCTATAGAAGCAAAAATAATTCCTGAAACTGCTCCTGATGCTCCGATAGCAGAATACCAAGGCTGATTTTTATAAATCTGTAAACTGAATAAATTTCCTAAGATCATTGATCCGAAATAAAGAATCAAAAATCCTACTTCACCAAAGAAACTAATGACTACTCCCTGGAAAAAATACAGGGAAAGCATATTAAAAAATAAGTGCATAAAGTCCGCATGCAAAAACGCAGAGCTGATAAGCCTTATGTATTCTTTGCGGTTTGCAATGGCTCCAACATTGAATTTATATTTTTCAAATAATGCTGTATTGTTGAATCCCATGTAACTAAAAATACATGTGACCGCCATGATTATTAAAACAACTATATCCATCATATGTTTCTTATGTTATAATTAAACAGACATTTTATGGTCTATTCATTTTCGTTACTCCCATCACCCTGAAACAGATCACCGATAATTCCTCCGTCTTCATCTGCATCACCTGTGGGTTCCGGCTCTTCATAGACCTCCGGTTCTTCTTCTACAGGTTCAGGAATAGTAATATTGATTGCTTTTACTTTAAATTTCGTAAACTGGTTTCCGATTGCCTTTATTCCTTTTACTGCAATAAATTCATCTATGTTTATTGTTTCAGCGTCACGTTCTTTGCCTTTATCTTTCGCGAAAATAATTTCCGCGGTAACGTCATTGGCAACAATTACATTTTCAATGAATGATTTCGGATGCTCAGACGGCATGAAAGTCTGGACATTTACTGTATTTTCCAGTAAGAATCTCTTGATGAAGTAAATATCTTTTTCTCCATCATAATAAATACAGGTAATAGGCTGTGCAGGTCTCCATTTCTCCAGTACCAGATATTCATCATCAAAACGGTTGCCAAGATCAAAAGATACCAGCTTTACTTCGCCGTTTGTATTGATGGTCAGAATTTTGTCATCTCCTTTGAAGCTTCCCAGTAATGTTCCTCTTGCATCTGCATTCAGCCTTCTTACGGTATCGTCAAACCAGATTTTTCTAGGCGCAAGGGTAGAAACTCCTTCTTCCTTCATATCCACCTTCTTAACCGCATATTTTGTCACCAGGTTTCCTTTGGAATCACGTCCTTTGATGGCAAGTTCGGAGAAATTGATCTCCATTTTGTTTTTTCTGATTCTAGGATTTGGTTTTAAAAGCACTGTTACTGTTTCTGCTTCACCATTTGGGTTTGCTGAAAAGTAGAGTGTTTCTGAACCTTTTTTATCTGAAGCTAACGGATAATCTGTATTTCTTGTCACTCCGGTTACAGAGAATCGTTTCATATAATATGGTCCTTCTCTTCCCTCTCGGTAGATCATATTATACACTGTTCTTTTATCATTTTTCTTCCATATGGCAACGTGCAAAATATCTTTTCCAACAAATGTTTTTGCCTCTACTTTTACCACTTTCATGCTTCCGTCTTTTCTGAAAATAATAATATCATCAATATCAGAGCAATCAAACAGGTACTGGTCTTTCTTCAGGGATGTTCCGATAAAGCCTTCTTCAAAATTAGCATAGAATTTTTCATTAGCCACCGCTACTTTTGTAGCATCAATGGTATCAAAAATTCTAAGTTCTGTCTTTCTCTGTTTGTCTTTACCGTATTTTTTCTGAATATTTAAATAATAATCTATGGCATAGGCGATCAGGTTGGCCAGATGGTATTTTACCTGTTCTATTTTACCTTCCAGAGATGCAATATTTTCTTTAAATTTATCTAAATCGAATCTTGAAATTCTCTTGATTCTGATTTCGGTGAGTTTTAAGATATCCTCTTCAGTAACGGCTCTTAAAAGATGTTTGGTATGCGGTTTTAATCCTGCATCAATTGTCTTTAATACATCTTCCCAGGTTTTTACCTCTTCGATATCGTGATAGATTCTATTTTCAATAAAAATTCTTTCCAGTGAAGAGAAATGCCAGCTTTCCTGAAGTTCGTGAAGTTCAATTTCAAGTTCCTTCTTCAATAATGATACGGTATGGTCCGTATTCATTTTCAGAATATCGGACACATTCATGAACATAGGTTTGTCACCTACAATCACGCAGGCATTCGGAGAGATTGTCACCTGGCAGTCTGTGAATGCATACAGGGCGTCAATTGTCTTATCCGGAGAAACATCATTGTGGATATGAATCAGGATTTCTACTTTATCAGAAGTATTATCCTCAATCTTTTTAATTTTGATCTTCCCTTTCTCATTGGCTTTTAAGATAGAATCAATAAGATCGGTTGTGGTTTTCGAGTAAGGAAGTTCGGAAATCACCAATGTGTGCTTATCCGTTTGTGTAATTTTGGCTCTGGCCCTTACTTTTCCTCCTCTGTGACCGTCATTATATTCTGAAACATCCAGATAACCGGCTGTTAAAAAGTCCGGATACAGCTCAAATCTCTTTCCTTTCAGATAAGCTACTGATGCATTGATAAGCTCATTGAAGTTATGCGGAAGTATTTTTGTAGAAAGACCTACCCCAATACCTTCTACTCCCTGTGCAAGAAGCAAAGGGAATTTTACCGGCAGGTCGATAGGTTCATTATTTCTTCCGTCGTAAGACTTGGTCCATTCTGTAGTTTTAGGATTAAAGACTACTTCCAGTGCAAAAGGAGTAAGCCTTGCTTCAATATACCTTGCAGCAGCCGCAGAGTCTCCTGTATAAATATTACCCCAGTTTCCCTGAGTATCTATCAGTAGTTCCTTCTGTCCTATCTGCACCATGGCATCTGTAATGGAAGCATCTCCATGTGGGTGGTATTTCATGGTATTACCCACGATGTTTGCCACTTTATTGTAACGGCCGTCTTCCAGTTCCCGCATAGAGTGCATAATTCTTCGCTGAACGGGTTTTAAACCGTCATACACCGAAGGGATAGCTCTGTCCAAAATTACATAGGAAGCATAATCCAGAAACCAGTCTTTATACAGACCGGAAACCTTCTTTAAGCTTTCACCCTCATGCGAATATTCTTCTGTCGTCATCTGTTTTTTTGTCTTTATTCTCTTTATTAGCTTTTACTACTTTGTTCAAAGAGAGTTTTAAATCGTTTACTTCTTTTCTGTTCAAATAAGAGATCTGGTATTTCAGTATAGTAGATCCATTATTCTTACTTGAAACGGTGATGTATAATCTTTTGATAAATAAAATACTGACTACATCATACTTTATCAGCTTATATTTTGGAAATTCATCATGAAGAGGCTTGTCTAAAAAAGGAATAATATTCCTGTTTTTAAAGTTCAGAGCTTCTCCATCGCTGTCATATTCAAAAATCTGCCGTCCGCAAATATAAAAGATAATCAGCATCATAATAGGAACAATAATCAATAAATAACTTTCATCCTCCAGCGCATTAAATCTATATTTATTAGCTATAAATACAATTATTCCAAGTGCCATTATCATAAGAAGAACGGTACTTAAAAAGTTATAAACTGATGCTTTATTACGGTTACTTAGTCTCATTTGATTTTTTTTGTTGTAAGTTTCCTAATTTCTTACTTCAAACTGTGTTTTTTTAACCTCTGCATTGTTCCCATGGATAGTTTTAAGTTTTAATTTTTTTAATTTTCTACTTCATTCAGAATTTCTTTTTTAGCAATATCAGTATCATCTTCTACAACGAGGTTTTCAAGAATGAAAGTTTGTCTGTCCGGAGTATTTTTTCCCATATAAAACTCCAGAAGCTGTTCAATGGTTTGGTCTCTCCCTAACACCACAGGTTCCAGTCTGATATCCTGACCTATAAAATGTTTGAATTCATCCGGAGAAATTTCTCCTAATCCCTTAAATCGTGTGATTTCAGGATTTTTCCCCAGATCATTCAATGCTTTTACTCTTTCGGCTTCTGAATAACAGTATCTTGTTTCTTTTTTGTTTCTTACCCTGAATAAAGGGGTTTGAAGAATATAAAGGTGTCCGTTTTTAATCAGATCCGGGAAGAACTGCAGGAAGAAAGTAATCATCAGCAAACGAATGTGCATTCCATCAACATCGGCATCGGTAGCAATAATCACCTGATTGTATCTCAGGTCTTCCAGGCTTTCTTCAATATTTAAAGCAGCCTGAAGAAGGTTAAATTCTTCATTTTCATATACCACCTTCTTAGTAAGACCATAGCAGTTCAATGGTTTACCTTTCAGTGAAAATACAGCTTGAGTTTCCACATCTCTGGATTTTGTGATAGATCCTGATGCAGAATCTCCTTCGGTAATGAAGATCTGAGTATCTCCTTTTCTTTCTGCTTTCTGATCATTATAATGCTGTCTGCAGTCACGAAGTTTTTTATTGTGAAGAGAGACTTTTTTAGCTCTTTCTCTAGCCAGTTTCTGAATCCCGGAAAGTTCTTTTCTTTCTCTCTCAGAAATCAATATTTTTCTTTGAATGGCCTCTGCAATTTCCGGGTTCTTGTGTAAGAAATTATCCAGTTTGCTTTTTAGGAAATCAATGATGAATGTTCTTACGGTAGGTCCGTTCGGTCCCATATCATTAGATCCTAATTTTGTTTTGGTCTGAGATTCGAAAACCGGTTCTTCTACATTGATGGAGATTGCAGCAATGATAGACTTTCTGATATCAGAAGCTTCAAAGCTTTTATTAAAAAACTCACGGATTGTCTTCACATAAGCTTCACGGAATGCATTAAGGTGGGTTCCACCCTGTGTGGTATTCTGTCCGTTTACGAATGAAAAATAGGTTTCCATCTGAGATTTGTCAGTATGGGTGATGGCCACTTCAATATCATCATCTTTTAAATGAACAATAGGGTAAAGTGTCTCGCTTTCCAGTTCTTCTTCAAGGAGATCTTTAAGACCGTTTTCAGAGAAATAGGTTTCTCCGTTGAAAAGAATTTTAAGCCCTGGATTCAGGTATGCATAATTCCGGAGCATTCTTTCGATATACTCTTTTCTGTATTTGAAATGCAGGAATATATCCCCATCCGGAATGAAAGAAATTTCAGTACCGTTTCTGTCAGAAGTCTCTTTTTCTTCAAAGTTCTCTTTGATAAGTCCCTGGGAAAATTCTGCAGCTTTCATTTTCCCGTCACGGAAAGAACGTACTCGGAAATACTCAGAAAGTGCATTTACCGCTTTGGTACCGACTCCATTCAATCCTACAGATTTTTTGAACGCCTTACTGTCGTATTTACCTCCGGTATTCATTTTGGAAACAGCATCTACTACTTTTCCCAATGGAATTCCACGTCCAAAGTCACGAACTGTAACTTTTCCGTCATCCACTTTTATTTCGATTCTTTTACCTGATCTCATCCTGAACTCATCAATGGAGTTATCCAGGATTTCTTTAAGCAGAATATAAATACCGTCATCAGCGGAAGACCCAT
The window above is part of the Chryseobacterium sp. MA9 genome. Proteins encoded here:
- a CDS encoding DNA topoisomerase IV subunit B, whose protein sequence is MSQEINPTYSEDNIRTLDWQEHIRLRPGMYIGKLGDGSSADDGIYILLKEILDNSIDEFRMRSGKRIEIKVDDGKVTVRDFGRGIPLGKVVDAVSKMNTGGKYDSKAFKKSVGLNGVGTKAVNALSEYFRVRSFRDGKMKAAEFSQGLIKENFEEKETSDRNGTEISFIPDGDIFLHFKYRKEYIERMLRNYAYLNPGLKILFNGETYFSENGLKDLLEEELESETLYPIVHLKDDDIEVAITHTDKSQMETYFSFVNGQNTTQGGTHLNAFREAYVKTIREFFNKSFEASDIRKSIIAAISINVEEPVFESQTKTKLGSNDMGPNGPTVRTFIIDFLKSKLDNFLHKNPEIAEAIQRKILISERERKELSGIQKLARERAKKVSLHNKKLRDCRQHYNDQKAERKGDTQIFITEGDSASGSITKSRDVETQAVFSLKGKPLNCYGLTKKVVYENEEFNLLQAALNIEESLEDLRYNQVIIATDADVDGMHIRLLMITFFLQFFPDLIKNGHLYILQTPLFRVRNKKETRYCYSEAERVKALNDLGKNPEITRFKGLGEISPDEFKHFIGQDIRLEPVVLGRDQTIEQLLEFYMGKNTPDRQTFILENLVVEDDTDIAKKEILNEVEN